A window from Thermogemmatispora onikobensis encodes these proteins:
- a CDS encoding glycosyltransferase family 39 protein, whose product MMETPTPAPTPALPEIEQPLAADTTPPSTTTWDWPPLWRRLALAAIALLSVFLNFYQLGANGFGNLYYAAGVRSMLDNWHNFFFVSFDPGGFVTIDKPPLGFWLQVASAKIFGFTAFSVLLPQALAGVLSVLLLYYLVQRHFGTTAGLLAALALAISPISVVTNRNNTIDSTLVFVMLLGAWAVMRAAETGKLRWLLLCALFVGLGFNIKMLEAYLVVPAYGLLYLLAAPRRMWVRIGHLALAAVLMLAVSLSWALAVDLTPASARPYVGSSQDNSEISLALGYNGIQRLLGQFGFGPGARSNMRPPSFERNGGNSSSSSSGGSSNRSGTNGNAATPPANGYFQPGGQPPAGTEEGPSQSSTPSSQGATPGNGPNNGTGNTNSGNGSSNGPTTTPAGNPGPDNQYVINNVGQPPEGQGGGMFGTGTPGPFRLFDEPLGGQIVWLLPLALLAIVAIAWQRRPRFRGDPEQQGLILWGVWLLTTAVFFSMAGFFHQYYLTTMAPAVSALFGIGVVVMWHDYRRRGWRGWLLPLALLLTALEQLHIITSNPAWGTWLIPLIAVPCALAALILFMARFVPFLRERVQVLVPALVVALVALQLTPAVWSFIPVLRGEAASLPTAGPGNQFGGLGTGGFRAFNGAGNSSAGDRPSSGNFERGAAGQNGQRPNGAGGEGLSANTALINYLQAHRNGAKYLVAVMSSNEAESIILATNQPVMAMGGFSGSDPILTPAKLAQLVESGQVRFFLINGAGGGGPGGGQSALISWITQHCKQVPTSAWQSASTGGNGGFGGGTQLYEYTGS is encoded by the coding sequence ATGATGGAAACACCGACCCCGGCTCCGACTCCGGCCCTGCCAGAGATCGAGCAGCCGCTGGCCGCTGACACAACGCCACCATCGACCACAACGTGGGACTGGCCACCGCTCTGGCGGCGCCTCGCCTTAGCGGCCATCGCCCTGCTTTCGGTTTTTCTCAACTTCTACCAGCTCGGAGCCAACGGCTTTGGCAACCTCTACTACGCCGCGGGCGTGCGCAGCATGCTCGATAACTGGCACAACTTTTTCTTCGTCTCCTTTGATCCTGGTGGTTTCGTCACCATCGACAAACCGCCCCTGGGCTTCTGGCTGCAGGTTGCCAGCGCCAAAATCTTCGGCTTCACGGCCTTCAGCGTTCTGCTGCCCCAGGCCCTGGCGGGTGTCCTCTCCGTTCTGCTGCTCTACTATCTTGTGCAGCGACATTTTGGCACCACCGCCGGCCTGCTAGCAGCCCTGGCTCTGGCCATCAGCCCCATCAGTGTCGTCACCAACCGGAACAACACCATCGATAGCACACTGGTCTTTGTCATGCTGCTCGGCGCCTGGGCCGTCATGCGGGCTGCCGAGACAGGGAAACTGCGCTGGCTGCTGCTCTGCGCTCTCTTTGTCGGCTTAGGCTTCAACATCAAGATGCTCGAAGCCTACCTCGTTGTGCCAGCCTACGGCCTGCTCTACCTGCTGGCTGCCCCACGGCGCATGTGGGTGCGCATCGGTCATCTGGCCCTGGCCGCCGTGCTCATGCTGGCCGTTTCCTTATCCTGGGCCCTGGCCGTCGACCTGACCCCGGCCTCAGCCCGTCCGTACGTCGGCTCCAGCCAGGACAACTCTGAGATCAGCCTGGCCCTGGGCTACAACGGTATTCAGCGTCTCCTTGGGCAATTTGGCTTTGGGCCGGGCGCGCGCAGCAATATGAGACCTCCAAGCTTTGAGCGGAACGGTGGCAATAGCTCCAGTAGTAGTAGTGGTGGCTCATCGAATCGCAGCGGTACTAATGGCAATGCCGCTACACCGCCTGCGAACGGCTACTTCCAGCCAGGCGGGCAACCACCTGCGGGCACTGAAGAGGGGCCCTCACAGAGCAGCACCCCCTCGTCTCAAGGGGCGACGCCGGGCAATGGTCCAAACAACGGAACAGGCAACACGAATAGCGGTAACGGGAGCAGCAACGGCCCAACCACCACTCCTGCAGGCAACCCCGGCCCTGATAATCAGTACGTAATTAACAATGTGGGGCAGCCGCCAGAGGGCCAGGGAGGCGGCATGTTTGGCACCGGCACGCCCGGCCCTTTCCGCCTCTTCGACGAGCCGCTGGGAGGCCAGATTGTCTGGCTGCTGCCGCTAGCCCTGCTCGCTATCGTGGCTATTGCCTGGCAGCGACGCCCACGCTTCCGAGGGGACCCCGAGCAACAAGGGCTGATCCTCTGGGGCGTCTGGCTGCTGACGACTGCAGTCTTCTTCTCGATGGCGGGCTTCTTCCATCAGTACTACCTGACCACTATGGCCCCGGCGGTCTCTGCCCTCTTCGGCATTGGTGTGGTGGTCATGTGGCACGACTATCGTCGTCGTGGCTGGCGCGGCTGGCTGCTGCCGCTGGCCTTGCTCCTGACAGCTCTAGAGCAGCTCCACATCATCACCAGTAATCCGGCCTGGGGCACCTGGCTGATCCCCCTGATCGCCGTCCCCTGCGCTCTGGCTGCCCTCATCCTCTTCATGGCGCGCTTCGTGCCCTTCCTGCGCGAGCGCGTGCAAGTGCTGGTGCCGGCCCTGGTCGTGGCGCTCGTCGCCTTGCAGCTCACGCCAGCGGTCTGGTCCTTCATCCCTGTCCTGCGCGGCGAAGCCGCCAGCCTTCCAACGGCTGGCCCGGGCAACCAGTTTGGCGGCCTGGGAACCGGCGGCTTCAGGGCCTTCAATGGAGCGGGCAACAGCAGCGCTGGCGATCGCCCCTCCTCTGGAAACTTTGAGCGGGGTGCCGCTGGGCAGAACGGCCAGCGTCCCAATGGGGCCGGCGGTGAAGGTCTCAGCGCCAATACGGCCCTCATTAACTACCTCCAGGCTCATCGCAACGGCGCCAAGTACCTGGTTGCCGTCATGAGTTCCAACGAGGCTGAATCGATCATTCTGGCCACCAACCAGCCGGTAATGGCGATGGGTGGCTTCTCTGGCTCCGATCCAATTCTGACGCCGGCCAAGCTGGCTCAGCTGGTGGAGAGCGGCCAGGTGCGCTTCTTCCTGATCAATGGCGCTGGCGGGGGTGGCCCTGGTGGTGGTCAGAGTGCGCTGATTAGCTGGATCACCCAGCACTGCAAGCAGGTGCCGACCAGCGCCTGGCAATCCGCCAGCACAGGCGGCAATGGTGGCTTCGGCGGCGGCACCCAGCTCTACGAATACACCGGCAGCTAA
- a CDS encoding GtrA family protein — MILLERPAGEPASGSARGKRSLARRTESASDAPEPQPVMTRQAHLSQGQLQSRHAQQSQRILRPTKLYRLSLPEPGLAISLALVPTGQDEALIASLVEQGQPGLNGPNTGQTDPDQSKQVVAAESDGKQRRASWNPGQLLRFAVTGGLNTLVDILVLNALVWLLAIRSTPLLLACNIVAYCAGAINSFILNKYWTFGQREPIASGELWRFALITISGSLWSSGILWLAGLALQHVLVNPALWTNAAKVVAIGGTALISYLGLRLWVFVQRRPAQRAAGQHLASEQQPSPQRGPSPAEGSILTSETPHVH, encoded by the coding sequence TTGATTCTGCTAGAACGGCCAGCCGGTGAACCAGCCAGCGGCTCTGCTCGGGGAAAACGCAGTCTGGCGCGACGCACAGAAAGCGCTAGCGACGCACCTGAGCCACAACCCGTTATGACACGGCAAGCGCACCTGAGCCAGGGCCAGTTGCAGTCGCGGCATGCCCAGCAATCGCAGCGCATCCTGCGGCCTACGAAGCTCTATCGGCTCAGCCTGCCGGAGCCGGGGCTGGCCATCTCCCTGGCCCTCGTACCGACCGGCCAGGACGAGGCCCTCATTGCCAGCCTGGTCGAGCAGGGGCAGCCGGGTCTGAATGGACCGAACACCGGGCAGACTGACCCAGATCAGAGCAAGCAGGTTGTGGCAGCTGAGTCCGATGGAAAGCAGCGGCGAGCGAGTTGGAACCCTGGCCAGCTCCTGCGCTTCGCAGTCACTGGAGGACTCAACACCCTGGTTGATATCCTGGTTCTCAACGCCCTGGTCTGGCTCTTAGCCATCAGAAGCACGCCACTGCTGCTGGCCTGCAACATCGTCGCCTACTGCGCTGGAGCCATCAACAGCTTTATTCTCAACAAATACTGGACTTTTGGCCAGCGTGAGCCAATCGCGAGCGGCGAACTCTGGCGCTTTGCCCTCATCACCATCAGCGGCAGCCTCTGGAGCAGTGGCATTCTCTGGCTGGCCGGCCTGGCCCTGCAGCACGTCCTGGTCAACCCGGCCCTCTGGACCAACGCCGCCAAAGTCGTAGCCATCGGTGGCACCGCCCTCATCTCCTATCTTGGCCTGCGGCTCTGGGTCTTTGTCCAGCGTCGGCCTGCACAAAGAGCGGCGGGACAGCATCTTGCATCCGAGCAACAGCCTTCCCCCCAAAGGGGGCCATCGCCTGCCGAAGGGAGCATCCTGACATCAGAAACACCGCACGTCCATTAA
- a CDS encoding helicase-related protein, translating into MSGSGSDPSDPVAFPPSEQPPRRHRPHEEEQAQWPASHIDLVQHPQEGSHPKPPAEGVESLTGLAAPISSPKVLAAWEQGVSWRAGPPDFGADPEVVRAVVEGERLSYAFLLNPTFAAEVSLIDPLPHQRMAVYEHMLLQPRLRFLLADDAGAGKTIMTGLYIREMLSRRLIGRVLIVPPAGLVGNWQHELRSLFNLPFRIVLGSEAREGNPFVGPASDLLIVSVDTLAGERLFRRLQEPEVEPYDLVVFDEAHKLSASYDSDGRLRATERYRLAEALAGIPTDDARWSLSWSCHHVLLLTATPHMGKADPYYCLWRLLEPELLSTRQAFEQFPAQARRRYFLRRVKEELVTLDGRPLYPPRIATTLRYKLSPAEQELYEATTAYIRTTYNRALLLNREAARLAMSVFQRRLASSTYALLRSLERRLRRLDELIAQVRQGELPLSRLHQLQVQAASSRLSDPLETKTADEEESVAGEEEHERVEQEILQLVLAASLQELEAERAQVAGLLQQARRVYEQGAEAKFEKLREVLRDPRFAGEKLIIFTEHRDTLVFLQGRLEALGFTGQLALIHGGMTYTEREQAVAFFRRPLAEGGARYLLATDAAGEGVNLQVAWLLVNYDLPWNPARLEQRMGRIHRYGQRHDSVYIINLVAGNTREGYVMERLLEKLEAIRQELGSDKVFDVIGRLLEGVSLREYMERVVLGPAEETEEIGRRLEESLTAQRVRAAQEEERRHYGLSAEPGADAVRRELPRLRQELEREGYRRVLPGYVRAFVERAAPLLGLRIEEHGDGTFALHEQTPGALTWLEPALERYPPRCRARLTVTPPRANEEAIFLYPGEPLFDRLRDLLWGRYGEEAGRGAVFVDPMARRPYVFSLLRLAVRREAEPGLRALQHPELVQVTLVGLCQEEDGTLRQCPAEQLLLLRAGGGEQQARARQVLQQLGPRWSELTARALTFVRETIGGRLLAERREALLGTVRERRAFLERAFTYQEGELAERRRRLYEKVQAGDGRAKGELTRVKALQQSLQQRRAAALATLSREPELLALSEVSLLAQALVLPSTDPEDEQRYAAAVEEMAMRVARAYEEERGALVWDVSTPEKARAAGLESWPGFDLLSRRPSGEERAIEVKGRVGTGPIEMTENEYRRAQNLGAKYWLYCVFECEKLAPVLRRVQNPHAKLTAYPKGGVLFSPTDIQRAAEE; encoded by the coding sequence TTGAGTGGTTCGGGTAGTGATCCTTCAGACCCGGTAGCCTTTCCTCCATCCGAGCAGCCGCCCCGTCGACACCGGCCTCACGAGGAGGAGCAGGCCCAGTGGCCAGCTTCTCATATTGATCTTGTGCAACATCCCCAAGAGGGTAGCCACCCCAAACCGCCAGCCGAGGGCGTTGAGTCGCTGACCGGGTTGGCAGCTCCCATCTCTTCCCCAAAAGTCCTAGCCGCTTGGGAGCAGGGTGTTTCCTGGCGAGCAGGGCCGCCCGATTTCGGCGCTGATCCCGAGGTGGTGCGGGCGGTGGTGGAGGGTGAGCGCCTCTCGTACGCTTTTCTGCTGAATCCGACCTTTGCTGCTGAGGTCTCGCTCATTGATCCTTTGCCCCATCAGCGCATGGCCGTCTATGAGCATATGCTGCTGCAGCCGCGCCTGCGCTTTCTGCTGGCGGACGACGCCGGGGCGGGGAAAACGATTATGACTGGCCTGTATATCCGCGAGATGCTCAGTCGCCGCCTGATTGGGCGTGTCTTGATCGTGCCGCCGGCGGGCCTGGTTGGCAACTGGCAGCACGAGCTGCGCTCGCTGTTTAATCTGCCGTTCCGCATCGTGTTGGGCAGCGAGGCGCGCGAGGGCAATCCTTTTGTGGGGCCGGCGAGCGATCTGCTGATTGTGAGCGTCGATACGCTGGCGGGCGAGCGCCTCTTTCGGCGGCTGCAGGAGCCGGAGGTCGAGCCATACGATCTGGTGGTCTTCGATGAGGCCCATAAGCTGAGTGCGAGCTACGATAGCGATGGGCGCCTGCGCGCGACGGAGCGCTATCGCCTGGCTGAGGCCCTGGCTGGCATTCCCACGGATGACGCGCGCTGGTCGCTGTCGTGGAGCTGCCATCATGTGTTGTTGTTGACGGCGACGCCCCATATGGGGAAGGCTGACCCCTATTATTGTCTGTGGCGCTTGTTGGAGCCAGAGCTGCTTTCGACGCGCCAGGCTTTCGAGCAGTTTCCGGCCCAGGCACGCCGGCGCTATTTCCTGCGCCGCGTGAAGGAGGAGCTGGTGACGCTCGATGGGCGCCCGCTTTATCCGCCGCGCATCGCGACGACGCTGCGCTACAAGCTGAGTCCCGCCGAGCAGGAGTTATATGAGGCCACGACCGCCTATATTCGCACGACCTATAACCGCGCGCTCCTTTTGAATCGTGAGGCGGCCCGTCTGGCGATGAGCGTTTTTCAGCGTCGTCTGGCCAGTTCGACCTATGCTCTGCTGCGCTCGCTGGAGCGACGGCTGAGGCGCCTCGATGAGTTGATCGCCCAGGTGCGCCAGGGCGAGCTGCCGCTCTCGCGCCTGCATCAGCTTCAGGTTCAGGCGGCTTCCTCTCGCCTGAGCGATCCGCTGGAGACGAAGACCGCCGATGAGGAGGAGAGTGTGGCGGGTGAGGAGGAGCACGAGCGGGTGGAGCAGGAGATCCTGCAACTGGTGCTGGCTGCGTCGCTGCAGGAGTTGGAGGCGGAGCGCGCTCAGGTGGCCGGCCTGCTGCAGCAGGCTCGTCGGGTCTATGAGCAGGGGGCGGAGGCGAAGTTTGAGAAGCTGCGCGAGGTGTTGCGCGATCCGCGTTTCGCTGGCGAGAAGTTGATTATTTTTACGGAGCATCGCGATACGCTGGTGTTTTTGCAGGGGCGTCTGGAGGCGCTGGGCTTTACGGGCCAGCTGGCGCTGATCCACGGTGGGATGACCTATACGGAGCGCGAGCAGGCGGTGGCGTTTTTCCGCAGGCCGCTGGCCGAGGGCGGGGCGCGCTATTTGCTGGCGACGGATGCCGCCGGCGAGGGGGTCAATCTGCAGGTGGCCTGGCTGCTGGTGAACTACGATCTGCCCTGGAATCCGGCCCGTCTGGAGCAGCGCATGGGGCGCATCCATCGCTATGGCCAGCGCCACGATTCGGTTTACATTATCAATCTGGTGGCTGGCAATACGCGCGAGGGCTATGTGATGGAGCGCCTGCTGGAGAAGTTGGAGGCGATCCGTCAGGAGCTGGGCAGCGATAAGGTCTTCGATGTGATTGGGCGCCTGCTTGAGGGTGTGTCGCTGCGCGAGTATATGGAGCGTGTGGTGCTGGGGCCGGCGGAGGAGACGGAGGAGATCGGGCGGCGTCTGGAGGAGTCGCTGACGGCCCAGCGGGTGCGCGCCGCGCAGGAGGAGGAGCGTCGCCACTATGGGCTGAGTGCGGAGCCGGGGGCCGATGCGGTCAGGCGAGAGCTGCCACGTCTGCGTCAGGAGCTGGAGCGCGAGGGCTATCGTCGGGTGCTGCCGGGCTATGTGCGGGCCTTCGTGGAGCGGGCGGCGCCCCTCCTCGGGTTGAGGATCGAGGAGCATGGCGATGGGACGTTCGCCCTGCATGAGCAGACTCCGGGGGCGCTGACCTGGTTGGAGCCAGCTCTGGAGCGCTATCCGCCGCGCTGCCGGGCGCGTCTGACGGTGACTCCGCCGCGCGCTAATGAGGAGGCGATCTTTCTCTATCCAGGCGAGCCGCTCTTTGATCGGCTGCGTGATCTGCTCTGGGGGCGCTATGGTGAGGAGGCCGGGCGCGGGGCGGTCTTTGTTGATCCGATGGCGCGCCGTCCGTATGTCTTCTCGCTGTTGCGCCTGGCGGTGCGGCGCGAGGCTGAGCCGGGACTGCGGGCGTTGCAGCACCCCGAGCTGGTGCAGGTGACGCTGGTCGGACTTTGTCAGGAGGAGGATGGGACGCTCAGGCAGTGCCCGGCGGAGCAGCTGCTGCTCTTGCGCGCCGGTGGAGGCGAGCAGCAAGCGCGGGCGCGACAGGTGCTGCAGCAGCTGGGACCGCGCTGGTCGGAGTTGACGGCGCGGGCGCTGACCTTTGTGCGCGAGACGATCGGTGGCCGCTTGCTGGCCGAGCGGCGGGAAGCGCTGCTGGGAACAGTGAGGGAGCGGCGTGCGTTTTTGGAGCGGGCTTTTACCTATCAGGAGGGGGAGCTGGCCGAGCGGCGCCGGCGCTTGTATGAGAAGGTTCAGGCCGGTGATGGGCGGGCGAAGGGGGAGCTGACGCGCGTGAAGGCTCTACAGCAGTCGCTGCAGCAGAGGCGGGCGGCAGCTCTGGCAACGCTGAGCCGTGAGCCGGAGCTGTTGGCGCTGAGCGAGGTGAGTCTGCTGGCGCAGGCGCTGGTCCTGCCTTCGACTGATCCCGAGGATGAGCAGCGCTATGCGGCAGCGGTGGAGGAGATGGCGATGCGGGTGGCACGCGCGTATGAGGAGGAGCGTGGGGCGCTGGTGTGGGATGTGTCGACGCCGGAGAAGGCGCGGGCCGCCGGGCTGGAGTCCTGGCCGGGCTTCGATTTGCTCTCGCGGCGCCCTTCGGGCGAGGAGCGGGCGATCGAGGTGAAGGGGCGTGTCGGGACTGGCCCGATTGAGATGACGGAAAATGAGTATCGGCGCGCGCAGAATCTGGGTGCAAAATATTGGTTATATTGCGTTTTCGAATGTGAGAAGCTGGCTCCGGTGCTGCGGCGCGTTCAGAATCCGCACGCGAAGCTGACCGCCTATCCAAAGGGCGGGGTGCTCTTTTCGCCGACGGATATTCAGCGCGCCGCCGAGGAGTGA